AAGTCACAAATGACCCTACACTCGAATAAATGATGGAATGATGCTTTGTAATAAAAGTTGAGGAGAGAATAAAGAAAAATTGACAGGATAAAAAGAGTTGGATTCACTAAGAAGATAAAAACAGAAATATAATCTTAAAAAGTTTCAACACATTTAATCAAAAAACTGTACAGTTTTACAAACATTGAGGAAAGATAAGCAGCTTATCATCATATATTCATAAGCATTAAACATCAGAGATGGACACAATGTTTTTTGCTTACATTTTGAACGCAGACAGGGCCACACCATTCAACCTGGGAGACCCATGTTGCCAGATAAGTCGGTTTACAAAACAGGTAAAAGGAAAGTAAAGAGTATGCTCTCCTACTCTGTTCACCTCCGCAGATCTAGAAAACACACCCCCTTTTTTTTCTCATTCCCAGACCCAGGAGAAAGTTTTACATCAACCAAACAATCCTTAGATTAGCACACCCCAAAACAGTAGAACTAAAAAAACATtagcttataaagaaaaaaagaaaaaaaaaaaaaaaactcaggcAACCCAGTGGCAGTTTCCTTATACTGCCCCTTCTGGAATACAGTCAAGAGTATTAGTGACAACTATACCAAGGTTAAGAGGTTTGCTGCTATACCAGAGCttcaccattttcttcattcatggAAGGAAAACTAAAAATGTAACCTCCATTTGCTCTATCCCTAACTGGAAAGTCGAGCTCCAACGCCCTTGTTGGATTCTGCATTTGAGAGTATAAAGATTCATCCAGGCTTGGTTTTAGGAACCTGTGAACAATTATGCTCTATTTACAGATTAATAGAGGCATAACCAAAGTCAAAAAAAAATCTGACTAAGACTCCCTACTTCATAACTCCTAAAGTGTAAGAACTAAAAATTTCTACCAGTATAAACAATTGCCCTAGAAAGGATCCTACCATTTGTCAAATTTCCATTTTCCAAATCATATTATCCACATTAACATCATGTGTCTTTTCCAAGGCAGCAACTTTGGACCGACTTGATGCTATTGAAATAGCACCTTTTCCTCTTTCATCCTGAGGGAGCTCACAGGTTTCACCAATCATCCCTGATCTCAAGTCAGCTGGAGGAATGAAACAGTCCATAGACAGGCCTGGAACATTGAATGCAACCTCTTCAATTGTCCaagcttcttccatctttgtttTAGTATGACTCATGGCCATCTCGCCAAACCTGAAAAGATTTACCACAGAACGCCCTGAATGGGCAATCATGATCCCTTCAACGGGCCTGTAATCCTCAAGGAAAGAATTAATCGTAGTTTCCCAGTACACTGCATCACCGCCATTGGACTGGATACGAGTCAAATGGGAATCCTCTATATGAACAAGAAGGCCTGTCTTCTGGCTAAAGTAACCAAACAAGACATGCCTTATGATCTCAGCAGGGCCTTCACTTCTCGCTTTCAAAGTTTGAGGGTCAGCACAGAGCTTAAGGATAAAGCAATCCTCACCATTAATCTTCTTCTCCCCAATGCATTTCGCATCAGAGAACATACTGGCTGTTGTTCTTGGATCAAGACCCTGACATTGAAAAACagccaaaatttaaaaagaagaaaaattacaAATTACAAAGTAAACTATGAACAAATAAATTGATTACACGAAAGATCACCTGAAGTGCACGACGCAAGGGTCTAACGGGGCCTTTGGCAGTATGGGCACCAAGCCATGGTGTGTGCCTCCAGACCAGCTTGCCATTGCAGCCAGCATGAACTTTGCTTCCCCCAACTGCAAGCTCGACATACCACATATCTGGATTCATCTGCCAGAGTACAAACCCACCTGACTCAGTACATCTGGAGGCATTCCTGTTCTTCATAACCTTTGTAGCTGTTTCAAATTCAGAAGCTACCATCCTCAGCTTTCCCATGGCATACGCGTTTCGAATTGAGTTTTGGAGCTTCTGCCCACCGGACGCTGCTGTATACTGTTGCAAGATGTACTGAGCAGATGAAGTTTCCTGCAACAAGAATAAACAAGAGTCAATTAACCCCTccccaaaaaaaaaacacaaattcaTGGCATCAACCCAGCAACATTGAAGCCAGATTCCAGGTGAAGTACCTCATTATCTGTTTGTTTACGAAGAAAATTTGGAAAAACAAGTAAAAACTAAAATGACACTCTTTATGCGTTTAAAGCATCATAATCCCACCACCTGGATGGACCCAGATGGCATTTTGAGCTAAATTTATCCGACCAAGACTATATAAAAACTCCTCTCTTCCTGTACTTACTTATTTTCTAACCAACCAAACAGGGGCCTATTAttttccttttcccttttttttcttttgtagagCCTTGACGCAATTGCACCCAAAAGAAGATGAAGATTTGCCGTATTCATCAAGACGACTAAATTttggaatgaaaaaaaaattattgaaatataaatatatatttatgtatatatagatatatatctagtgagagtgagagagagatagagagaaatgGGTAACCATGAAATATCCCTTGACTTTCTTCAAATTTACGCAAAAGAGGAAAATATAGGGCACATCTCTGCTTACAAACATcgtattattatataaaattatttttaccaGAAATAACACTTTCAAAGAATGTATAAGAAACGTGTAAGGATATAACCCAAAACTTTTATAATAGAACTAGTCATACTGACAAAGGAAAAGGCCAAAAAAAATCATAGGAGAGGTAGAAGCTCACAATGGGAGTGTCCTTGATGCTAAGGTGAGGCAAAGGATCATTGGAGCTAACATGAACAGGGGCAAGAGGAGCTCCCATCACTCCCAGTAATAGTCTCAGATCAGACCTCTTATACGCCGTTGAAGTGATCGAAGGAGCCCTCGAGAGTTGCCCCTTCATCCACTGCCCTAAGCCCGAGCCAACCCGCTTCGAGTCCCCCACTTCGCCGTCCGGATCAGGACCCTCCATCAGCGGCGTAAGCGCCTCACCCATTGGCCTCAGACTACCCGATCTCGCGATCAATCCATCGGGCTGCCcatggttgttgttgtttctgcTGTTGCTGTGCTTCTTCCTCCGTAGCAAACCAGAAATGGGAGAAGCAGACCTCGACGGACTGTTTCCTCGAGACCTCGACGGAGAAAGGCCCCGAACCACCTCATCTTTCAGAGCTGCAAAGAATCCTTGTTTCTTCTCCATACTAAAAAAGCAAAAAGATGAGGAAAGAAAACAACCGTTGTTGCCCTAGAAAGTAATTCTCCGGCCGCCGCGTGCCAGTTGCAGACGTTGTTCTCCGGCCAGAGTAGTCAGAAGTAGAGCAAAGAATGAGAATGACGGTTTTAAGGTTGCAGGCTAAATAGCTCTGTGGAGTGGAGAGCGAGGGGAGTGTGAATAGTACTGCAAGGTCTTCATGGAGAGAGAAAGTGAGTTCCGAAAATGTGAAAGCGGTTTTGGAGGAGAAACGTTTTTGAAGAGGGAGGCACTTTGGTGGGGACTTTACACTCTATTTCTAGAGCGAGAAAATAAATATatctagagagagagagcaatGCGATCTCGTATCTGTGTAATTTTACTAATTTAGGCAGCCGAGAATTGTGAACCCTGCTTTACCTTCTTTTTTTCTAATCAAATTACCAAATTTATGCTTTCAACTTTTGCTACAGAATTCATGCATTAAtaactcaaaataataataatgggtattgaaattcaataaaaaaaaaaacaaataatggGTATTGAAAAACAGCATGAATATCTCGTCAgtattaatgaaattttttttttcttatattataTAACCAAAaagatacttttttttttcactagTATTGCAAAAATATTTTCGACATTTATGTATGAAACAGGTAGTTTACTCATTGATATACAATTAATCCATTACAGTAAAGAATAAAGTGAGCAATTACAATTGTATTTATGACAATTGAAGAAATTATGAATTTGCTCTTGGATTGATATACATAACTTTTTTTTAGCATGAAAATCTTTAAAATGTTTTTAACTTTCAAAAATTCATATGCTTAAAACCGGTGCTGATCTACTTTATCTAGCATTTACAAGTAATTTATAATTTTCATATTACATGTGTTTGATGGTTgtgtaaaatattattttttgtgTTTGGTTGTTAAAGGAAAGgtcaaattttcataaaattaatataataatatattttatcaaaataataaataatctaaatataaataacaaatgacattttaaaaattaccaaatttttcattagattataatttataaataaatttacttctcaaatattttttaacaaaattaaaaaatattgttatTAAATACTAAAATCaagtataatatttaaaaatagaaaaataccatcattttatttttaataatatttcatttgttattttaaactaaaataaTGGTATAAATGTTTTACatatcaatttctttaaataaacaaaaattatttatattttatagtttgatatatgtatatttatttctATATTATAAGCTTcataaataaaataagtcattaattaaaaaattaatagtttaataaaaaagaaaataaaaaggttAAAATAAAGGTATTGTTCAGAaaaaaaattttgtttattttaatgaaacattGATCACACTACATTAGTTTATGGAGTTAGCTCGAAAGGAACTAGTCAACCCAAAGGTGGACCTCGAAGGCTCGAAGGTGATGGCGTGAATAGCACTACAATTGTCAGCTCGAACTAAGGTGTAGGCTCAAAGACGTACATTCGGTAAATGACAGGCAGTTGTGTTTGTGTATTAGAAGCCTACAATCGTGGGCTTGGTTATATTTGCATAGTCAATCATATTTTTGTGGGATCTTttgtatttcaaatttaaattacatATGGTTGTAACTTCCTCAAAAGTATGAGAATGAATATCATAACCCAGCCTATAAATATGGTGACATTTATTTGTAAAGCATGCTCAATTTGGATATGGAGAACTTCTTTGAAATTGCTTTTAAAGTTTTAATGCAGACTATCTTTATAATCATGACTCGTaaactaggtagatttaactactgaatcacgtaaaaatatatattcttttcttttcttcctaatACGTTGATAAAAGCTTAattgcttttatttatttttagtcgaCGAAAAACGTTATCAGcagttttgtgctttcattgagatcatTAAGCATTATGTTAAATCTCTCATTTGAATATGTGTTCATCACAAAAATGGTTGCACCCGTTGGAAACATCCTCAGATCTGGAAGTGGACGACCACTACCCAGAATCTCAGAGGAAAATACCCCGCAGactgagtgtaacgccctggttaccccagaacagttatggtgaacggtgaaccggaaatttgactcgctacccgagtcctttggttaaaacgtgcatctaagtgttatcaacaggctaaggtgaaaatcaatgaaaaggaaaggatatattttattaattataaaactgtacatgggcccatcaaaacgtttacaagttatttacaactcaaaatggtcattactgtttcaaatttacaaacccgccgacctaagcggcaaaaatagggtaaaccccctagttcctctgagaactcattggtcgtggtggtcaagcggccgcatatgtacacatcaccacctaagctctccactcaaggctgggtgagcttttctttccctttacctgcatcacatagcacccatgagccaagccccagcaagaaaacacaatatagcatgacattatatcaacaatgatcataataatcattcaggactatcagtccaaaataggtaagtgacagtcgcaaaagtcactaatgtgggtacaacttcctttagccatgtgacgatagggtcaccggggcttaacagataagtgagcctttcactagcttaaacagaataGGTggatgatgactagtcaccaacataacctttctcatgaccctagagtcataactatggaacattgttccctagccatgtgacaagcagtcacctaggccttaggccttggctctgagtaactagcttagactagccaagcgcttataagtttcatcgaccttagggtcggtctagcattaatgccttagattcattcaatgctgatatcgatcagatctaatcttcattcggccctgcgttcaggacgcttatgccgtttctgactcttaggtcagtatccctgactagtcagtgccatatacaagtaaacaatattcgctagcatttaatatgcaatcaatgtccacatttatcaaccaacatgcctcaacaacaatcatgcatgtcacatacacagggtgcagttttcttacctctgattcgagcgagaatgaataaaagaacgacccttgagaacaatccgacttttagtcctttagcgggcacctagtcataactaaatatgggacaccatcaataaaatgattaaaaaaggttcccaaaccaagatctagcctccgggacatcaatccccactaatccgggtagtaggaacaatcccgaggcccaaacgaagttcccggggccaaaacgcTCAAATGGGCTCAAACTTGTCCAAGGGCtacggccctaacaccttggacCGCAGCCCCCAGCCACTCTAGGAGCAAGGGCAGTGGCGCCCTAcacctagggccgcgacgcccagcaaggccaaacttgctccccctgcttcttcgagctagggccgcggcgcccaagaacagtgtcgcggcccccaacccagagccatccccaaactcGTTTTCCATCATCCTAAACACCcccaaatcatacctaaacacttccaaatcaacaaatcaaagtttccaagcttcccaatgatccaaaaccatcaaatcccaaggctcgaacgaaccaaaaactcaacgattcacaaaatccaattctaagcttagaaactctaaaaactcaaagcttaaaacttagattacctttgattaggttgtttctcgtcaaatcctttggtcaagaagcttctaatctttcctaggatcgatatgcctcgatccttgcttaattccaactcctagaactcgagatatcttcgaaaatgtttcgaacggtaaaatgaactaacgggaaagaacgagaggttttatAACGTATGATTCTAtttgataagctacttcaagcttaagtaacctcaaataaaacctagtgctcgggaccCCAAAACCCtccccgggaacattatagtcaaaacttccagaatttcctcctgatct
The genomic region above belongs to Humulus lupulus chromosome 1, drHumLupu1.1, whole genome shotgun sequence and contains:
- the LOC133796308 gene encoding uncharacterized protein LOC133796308, which translates into the protein MEKKQGFFAALKDEVVRGLSPSRSRGNSPSRSASPISGLLRRKKHSNSRNNNNHGQPDGLIARSGSLRPMGEALTPLMEGPDPDGEVGDSKRVGSGLGQWMKGQLSRAPSITSTAYKRSDLRLLLGVMGAPLAPVHVSSNDPLPHLSIKDTPIETSSAQYILQQYTAASGGQKLQNSIRNAYAMGKLRMVASEFETATKVMKNRNASRCTESGGFVLWQMNPDMWYVELAVGGSKVHAGCNGKLVWRHTPWLGAHTAKGPVRPLRRALQGLDPRTTASMFSDAKCIGEKKINGEDCFILKLCADPQTLKARSEGPAEIIRHVLFGYFSQKTGLLVHIEDSHLTRIQSNGGDAVYWETTINSFLEDYRPVEGIMIAHSGRSVVNLFRFGEMAMSHTKTKMEEAWTIEEVAFNVPGLSMDCFIPPADLRSGMIGETCELPQDERGKGAISIASSRSKVAALEKTHDVNVDNMIWKMEI